The Bacteroidia bacterium genomic interval TGGTTCTCGTGTCTGTTTCATTCCGTTGTGTCGTTTTTTAAACTTGCCCATAACGGTTTCGGGCTTGGCGAAGGTGGCGATTTTCACCACAAATGTTGATGCGGAGAACCAAACTTTGATTAACCACAAATGTGTCTGCGGAGTACTGAACCGCCACTTTTGCCAAACCCGTGTTATCGGTTCGGTGTTCTTCTTTCGTCCTGTCTGTCAGTCGGTTGTGCGTTGGCTTTGCAAGCTCTTTGACAAAGCTTTGGTTGTAGCGTTGGCTCGTGCGGCTTTGGCAATGTGCTTGCAAAATGCGTTGGCTTATTGATGTCGGCTTATTCATTTACTGAAATTTCTTTGATTAAGTCAACTATTTTGTTGTTGCTAAACTGTGTCCTAAATTCAATTTTTACTTTGCCGTCAAAAAACTTTTCAGCGTGTTTTATTTTGAATTTTTCTTCGTCACGTAAACCGTCTTTGCTGTTTACATCCTTTGTCTCCACGATAAAGTTTAGTTTTTGCTCACCGTCTTTGAATTTCAAAACATAAGCAAAGTCAGGTGAGTAACTTTTACCACCTGCAACTGGAATTTTAATTGAATTCTTCGGAATCTTTGTAAAAACAATTACTTCCTTAATTTCTGATTTTATATTCGTTTTTTCTAAGTCTGAATCGTAATACAATTCGTCAAAGAAGTATGAATTTGCAACATCTTCGTCCGAAAACAAAACACCAACATCTGAAGCGGAAATCTCTTTCAAGACATTTCCTTTCTCGTCTGTCAATTTAGTTGGGTGAATGTTGTTTGATACTTTTTTATACTCAATGCTAAATTTATCAATTGCATTTGCCATTAAGAAATGGTCAAAGTTTTGTTTTATGATTCTAAGCGTTGTTTGATTTAGGAATTTGTTTATGTCTGTTCCTGCATCAATGATTGATTGATGAAGTGTCTTGATGTTTATATTTAGGATTTTTGAAAGTTCTTTCAGAAAATCGCTGTATTTCATTATAGAAATCGTAGCTGTTTTTCTGTTGTAAACCGATTCAGGCTCGTTGGCAACTGCCTTGTTGTCTTTAATTTCAATTTTTGAAATTCTTTCGTTGATTCCGTCTGATGTGAAATTGTCTTTTTGTGCTTTTAAAAAGTCTGTAAACAAAGTTTTAAATCCTGCTTCATTGTCAAACTTGTATTCAAGAATTACTTTTTCATTCAGTTTTTCCCAAAGGTCTTTCAACTCTTGATATTTCTCTGTTCTTACAACTACTTTCTTTTTTGGGTCTGTTGCTTTGCGAACTTTATTTGAATTAACGCCTTCAAAAATTCGCGGATAGTTTTGTTTAATAAAATCGAAACCACCAGTTTTAAAAGAATTAGTTCTTGTAACTACATTATTTGAATCTAAAACTTCTAAAAGTTCATCTTCGGTTGTTTCGTATAGTTCACAAATCTTCTTAATCATTATATCAGAAAGTTTGTCAGGAACTACTTCTATTGATATTGCACCCGATTTCTGATTGATTTCATTTACCAATTTATCTACAAAATCACTTTCGGTAAAGTCCACAAAATAATTAAGATAAAACTGTTCGTCTTTTACACGATTGCCGTATTCATTTACTGGCAAACGCAAACCACGACCAACTTCTTGCAGTTTTGAAATTTCGCTCCCACTGCTTCGGAGTTTACAAATCTGAAATACATTCGGGTTATCCCATCCTTCACGCAAAGTCCATTTTGAGAAGATGAATCGTCTTGGGTTTTCTAAATCAAGCATTGCTTGTTTGTCGTGCAAGATTTCGTTTATCTCCTTTTCAATGGCTTCGTCTTTTTCTGTATTGTCTTTTGAAAAATATCCTGCGTGTGTTATTGAAAGGTCAAGCAATGTTTTTTCAAGGTATGCTTTGTAAAAAACATCTTTTTCAGTTTTCAGCAGTTCCTTTATTTCCAATTCAATGTATTGTTCAACGGTTTTGCGAATATAACCGTCTTTGTTTCGATATTCGTCAATGTTGTCAATAAAAAACAGCGTAAGCGGTTTTATTTTCACATCTCTTGTCAGCAAAGTTTTTTCGATTTCAAAATGGTGCTTGATTGCCTTTTGAATCATTGTCTCCTGCAACTTTTCAGCATACGAATAAGGATTGATTTTATCGCCCTTTTTCATTTCCAAACCGTTTGACAAAACAACCGTGCTTTTATTCAAACTTTCAATTGTTAGGTCGGTCATTTCAGAATGTATCTTTTTGAGACTTTCCTTTTTGGTTAAGGTAACTGTTTTGCGTTTATCGTTTTCTATCAATTCAAAACTGGCTTCTGTGCCGTCCGAGTCAATGAATTTTACAACAGCGTTTTTACCACTTTCAAATTCTGTAATGTGTCCGATTACACCTTTCACTAAATTTCTGTTGAATGAATCTACTGCGGTTAAAGTGTAAATGAGATTATGATAATCTTTGATATTTACTTTTTCTAGTTTGTCAGATAATAGATTTTTTTGCTTGACTTCTCTATCAGGGAAAGTTGCTCCATATCTTAATACAAACTGAGGCTTTAAATTATCTTCTATGATCTTCCAAGATTTATTACTTTCTTTAAATTTATGTGGTTCATCAATAATAATAAATGGCTTAACTGCTGCAATAGCATCTAAAGGAATAGTATATTTATCAAATAATCCTTTATCAAAACTCTTTTGCATAGTTTCTGAGGTAATCATATGAGCATTGATAATCATTACCTGAATACTGTTTTTTTCAAAATTCCCTGCATTTACAAAACTTGTAACAGTTGGCGGAATAAATGATTTCTTACTTTTATTGTTCTTTTTACTTTCTACAATGTGTAAGTGAAGTGTTTTTCCGTATTGCTCTTTGAAATGCTCACGGCTGCTGTCTGATTTTAAAAAATCAATTGTTCCTGCTTTAATGGATAGAGTAGGAACAACTACAATAAATTTGAAAATGCCAAAATGTTTATTGAGTTCAAAGATGGTTTTGGTGTAAGTGTAAGTTTTGCCTGTTCCTGTTTCCATCATTATGTCAATGATATTGCTGTTTCGTTTTATCTTTTCATCAATGCCATTGCTTTCTTGAACAGTTCTTATATTCTGTGGATATGTTCTGTCGGTTAAAAAATCAAATGAAGGATTAATGAAGTTTTTATCTGCTTCCGTTGGCTGAACAAGGAGAATATTCTCAAACACAGCAATAGTACTATCTACTGCGTGTGATTGATGGTTCAGGTTCTTTTCAAAATTAAATCCCTTCATATTAATATCTTGTTATAAAGTCAATATCAATATTTTTCTTATTGGCGTATGACTTTACATTTTCAGAAAGTTCACGTAAATTTTTACTTTCTAAATGATAGCCAAAAGCAATAATTGAAGTAGGATTGAATTTCTTGTCTGAATCAATTTTCTCAAGCAAGTTTTTCAGGTTGTTGGTTGTAAAACCTTTATCCATCAAATACAATTTTCCGTTTCCATAATAAGCGGTGTAACCGCTTAAATCTATTTTTTCTAATTCTTGCGTTAACGCAATTCCATCATAAGTTTTCCAGGTTATAAGCAAGGCTTTAATATCATCTTCGGAGAGTTTTCCTATGTCGAATAAGGTTTGAGTTGAATCAAATTGTTCGGCTTCAAAATCATAATCTTCCCAAATAGGAGTGGTTTCAAAAATTTTGAAGCCAAGGTCTTGTTCTTTTAGTAACTTAATTTCTGCCTTAAGTTCTTTTATTTTTTCTTCCTTTTCTTCGAGGTCTAATTTGCTTTCAAGTTCTTTAATATCTTTTTCTCGTTCTGCAATTTTATTATTAGAATTACCCTTTACCTTTTTTGCGGCTCGAATGATTCGTTCTTTTGTTACGTCAAAAATTGTTGGCTCTTCAACACCTAAGTCGTTCTTGACATAATTGTATGTTGTTTTGCTCTTCTTCGGGTCAATTAGTTCTGGAATTTGAACTAGGATAAATTTCCGTTTAACTAAGTCGTCTATATTCATATTAACGACTGCATCAGCAGTAGTTCCAGAGCCTGCAAAAAAATCAAGTATTATTTCATCAGAATTGCAACTAATCGTAACTAATCGCTTTAAGAAATCTGTTGGTTTTGGATTCTCAAATAATTTCTTTTTGTCGAACAGTTGCTTTAGTTCAATACTGCCTTTCTTATTTCCATCAATATCAGTCCAAAGGTTAGATACTTGTTTTGTCCTTTCTGATAAATAATATTTAACGTAGGGTTTCCATTTAGACTTGAATTTTGAAATATCTACATTCTCATTAGTAACAGTAGAGTAATCTGTAATTTCATCTTCTTCAATTTCATCTTCTTCATCTTCAAACTCTTCAATATCTTCTCCGTTTTCTTTCCAAACAATTAATCCTTCATCCAAAAACTTTTGAAATTTATCTTTGCCAGTTCTCCATCGACTTAAATAATCAGTTGGACCAATTGGAAATACTTGGCTTCCATCAGGAGCGATTATTGGAAAAAACATTCCTTCCCTGTCTTCTTTTCTGTCTGCATTTCCAGTTTTTCTTAACTGTAAAAGTGCATACTTGCCTTTTCCATCATTATCATCATTGTTGAACCTGTTAAGGTCTTTCCCTTTTAATGGAATACCCTTTAATTGAAATTTAGGTGTTTTAGAGTAGCACAAACAAGAATCGTATGAACTACCAATTTTGAGGGCTTCTTGTCCAGTTGTTGTTCCTGTAGCTCTAATTATAATGCCCCTGAAATTCTCTTCTCCAAAAATTTCATTATCTAATAACATTTTTAAAGTAGCAGCTTCACTATCATCAATGGAAATAAAAATTACCCCATCATCTTTTAGTAGTTGTTTTGCAATGTATAAGCGTGGATACATAAATGTAAGCCAAGCCGAATGACTGTTACTTTTTTGTTGAGTAAAATCTAAAATCCGTTTTGCCTTTTCTTCGTCAACTCCAATAAGTTGTTGCAGTTCTTTTACAGTAAATTTTCTGTCGTCTTGATAAGTAAACCCGTCACTACCTGTGTTGTAAGGCGGGTCTATGTAAATCATTTTTACTTGTTCGTAGTAGGCATTGGCAAGGTGTTTAAGCACTTCCAAATTGTCGCCTTTTATGAGCAGATTTTGAGAGTTTGCGTTTTCAGGTTTGGCGTTGTGCGTTTCATCTGCTTTGAGTAAAGTTGTAGCTGGGTCGCTTGCCAAAAGTCTTGCGTAAGATTTTCCAAGCCAGTCTAAACCGTAACTTTCAGTAGAAAAATTGATTTCATTTTCAGTCAAGTTGTTTTTGAATTTTTCCAATTGAAAATTTCCGTCTTTGTCAAAGCAATGCGGAAAATTCATTCTCAATGCTTCCAAATCCTTGTTCGGCACTTTTATGTCGTTGGTTATTTTTTGTTCCTTACTCATTATTTGTCCTTTTTAATATCGCTATCAATCAATAGTTCCTTTACGTTTACATCAAGAATTTTGGCAATGTCGTAAAGCACTTCAATTCGTGGTTGTTGTCTGTTTTGCACGTAAGCATTAACCATATTGTAGCTT includes:
- a CDS encoding type III restriction-modification system endonuclease; translated protein: MKGFNFEKNLNHQSHAVDSTIAVFENILLVQPTEADKNFINPSFDFLTDRTYPQNIRTVQESNGIDEKIKRNSNIIDIMMETGTGKTYTYTKTIFELNKHFGIFKFIVVVPTLSIKAGTIDFLKSDSSREHFKEQYGKTLHLHIVESKKNNKSKKSFIPPTVTSFVNAGNFEKNSIQVMIINAHMITSETMQKSFDKGLFDKYTIPLDAIAAVKPFIIIDEPHKFKESNKSWKIIEDNLKPQFVLRYGATFPDREVKQKNLLSDKLEKVNIKDYHNLIYTLTAVDSFNRNLVKGVIGHITEFESGKNAVVKFIDSDGTEASFELIENDKRKTVTLTKKESLKKIHSEMTDLTIESLNKSTVVLSNGLEMKKGDKINPYSYAEKLQETMIQKAIKHHFEIEKTLLTRDVKIKPLTLFFIDNIDEYRNKDGYIRKTVEQYIELEIKELLKTEKDVFYKAYLEKTLLDLSITHAGYFSKDNTEKDEAIEKEINEILHDKQAMLDLENPRRFIFSKWTLREGWDNPNVFQICKLRSSGSEISKLQEVGRGLRLPVNEYGNRVKDEQFYLNYFVDFTESDFVDKLVNEINQKSGAISIEVVPDKLSDIMIKKICELYETTEDELLEVLDSNNVVTRTNSFKTGGFDFIKQNYPRIFEGVNSNKVRKATDPKKKVVVRTEKYQELKDLWEKLNEKVILEYKFDNEAGFKTLFTDFLKAQKDNFTSDGINERISKIEIKDNKAVANEPESVYNRKTATISIMKYSDFLKELSKILNINIKTLHQSIIDAGTDINKFLNQTTLRIIKQNFDHFLMANAIDKFSIEYKKVSNNIHPTKLTDEKGNVLKEISASDVGVLFSDEDVANSYFFDELYYDSDLEKTNIKSEIKEVIVFTKIPKNSIKIPVAGGKSYSPDFAYVLKFKDGEQKLNFIVETKDVNSKDGLRDEEKFKIKHAEKFFDGKVKIEFRTQFSNNKIVDLIKEISVNE
- a CDS encoding site-specific DNA-methyltransferase, yielding MSKEQKITNDIKVPNKDLEALRMNFPHCFDKDGNFQLEKFKNNLTENEINFSTESYGLDWLGKSYARLLASDPATTLLKADETHNAKPENANSQNLLIKGDNLEVLKHLANAYYEQVKMIYIDPPYNTGSDGFTYQDDRKFTVKELQQLIGVDEEKAKRILDFTQQKSNSHSAWLTFMYPRLYIAKQLLKDDGVIFISIDDSEAATLKMLLDNEIFGEENFRGIIIRATGTTTGQEALKIGSSYDSCLCYSKTPKFQLKGIPLKGKDLNRFNNDDNDGKGKYALLQLRKTGNADRKEDREGMFFPIIAPDGSQVFPIGPTDYLSRWRTGKDKFQKFLDEGLIVWKENGEDIEEFEDEEDEIEEDEITDYSTVTNENVDISKFKSKWKPYVKYYLSERTKQVSNLWTDIDGNKKGSIELKQLFDKKKLFENPKPTDFLKRLVTISCNSDEIILDFFAGSGTTADAVVNMNIDDLVKRKFILVQIPELIDPKKSKTTYNYVKNDLGVEEPTIFDVTKERIIRAAKKVKGNSNNKIAEREKDIKELESKLDLEEKEEKIKELKAEIKLLKEQDLGFKIFETTPIWEDYDFEAEQFDSTQTLFDIGKLSEDDIKALLITWKTYDGIALTQELEKIDLSGYTAYYGNGKLYLMDKGFTTNNLKNLLEKIDSDKKFNPTSIIAFGYHLESKNLRELSENVKSYANKKNIDIDFITRY
- a CDS encoding helix-turn-helix transcriptional regulator yields the protein MNRIKEVLDEKGIKQTWLAEQLGKSYNMVNAYVQNRQQPRIEVLYDIAKILDVNVKELLIDSDIKKDK